A window from Vulcanimicrobium alpinum encodes these proteins:
- the cysD gene encoding sulfate adenylyltransferase subunit CysD, with protein sequence MTNETADLDQLEHAAIAIIREAYATLRPLAMLWSMGKDSTALLWLVRKALYGEVPFPLVQLDTELELDEVYAFRDRLAREWALDLRVELCPPEAEMDPTLPPATRAAARKTEGLKNYLQRENAQGIIVGIRRDEQATRAKERIFSPRSVGGTWDVRAQPPELWGYYATDVPHGAHVRVHPLLHWTELDVWRYTQRETIPYVDLYLARGGMRYRSLGERNITVPIRSDAASLDEIIAELAATREPERAGRVMDNESEDSFERLRAAGYM encoded by the coding sequence ATGACGAACGAAACCGCCGATCTCGATCAGCTCGAGCACGCGGCGATCGCGATCATCCGCGAAGCGTACGCGACGCTGCGGCCTCTGGCGATGCTGTGGTCGATGGGGAAAGATTCGACCGCGCTCCTGTGGCTGGTGCGCAAGGCGCTCTACGGCGAGGTCCCGTTTCCGCTCGTCCAGCTCGATACCGAACTCGAGCTCGACGAAGTCTACGCGTTTCGCGACCGGCTCGCGCGCGAGTGGGCGCTTGATCTGCGCGTCGAGCTGTGCCCGCCTGAAGCCGAGATGGATCCGACGCTCCCGCCGGCGACGCGCGCCGCGGCGCGCAAAACCGAAGGCCTGAAGAACTACCTGCAGCGCGAGAACGCGCAGGGTATCATCGTGGGGATCCGCCGCGACGAACAGGCGACGCGCGCGAAGGAACGCATCTTCAGCCCGCGTTCGGTCGGCGGCACCTGGGACGTGCGCGCGCAGCCGCCGGAACTGTGGGGCTACTACGCGACCGACGTTCCGCACGGCGCGCACGTGCGCGTCCACCCGCTGCTGCACTGGACCGAACTCGACGTGTGGCGCTACACGCAGCGCGAGACCATCCCCTACGTCGACCTCTATCTCGCGCGCGGCGGGATGCGCTACCGTTCGCTCGGCGAGCGGAACATCACCGTCCCGATCCGCAGCGATGCCGCGTCGCTCGACGAGATCATCGCCGAGCTGGCCGCGACGCGCGAGCCCGAACGCGCCGGCCGCGTGATGGACAACGAAAGCGAAGACTCCTTCGAGCGGCTCCGCGCCGCGGGGTACATGTAG